Proteins encoded together in one Acipenser ruthenus chromosome 22, fAciRut3.2 maternal haplotype, whole genome shotgun sequence window:
- the LOC117973795 gene encoding protocadherin alpha-8-like, whose product MSKRSWGFGSPVLHFIVLSWVWNRASAQLRYSIDEESDHGTFVGNIAQDLGIDIKELENRRFRIVSGSKQQYLQVNQKNGVLFVDQNIDREQLCDRDSDCLISLKIVLENPLEIHYVDVEIVDINDHAPAFSDNETHMEMSESSQIGARFPLESAKDPDVGSNSLRSYRLNRNDHFELAEYSKIPVLVLQKPLDREQTGMHYLILTALDGGNPQRSGILQITVTVLDINDNAPGFDNQVYSVHLQENAPNDTVVLKLNASDLDEGLNGEIVYAFGKSNKDTGSELFSIDKNTGEIKVKGSIDYEANIAFEIDVQATDRGHVPMAGHCSVVIHIIDVNDNTPEIEMTSLTNHISEDAPPGTAIALISVTDLDSGVNGKIVCKLSEDVPFELKPSYKQNLYSLITKARLDREVTSQYNITVTAQDLGYPPLSSFKTFSVTVSDVNDNKPQFLQNLYTFYVLENNVPGASILSVKAFDLDQNENARASYLFPDTLIENKPVSSFVSINSENGDVYATNSFDFEELKQFQFYVLAIDSGVPSLSSNVTVNVFVLDKNDNAPVILSPLPKSESSVSCEAISRNVNAGYLVTKIRAYDADLGYNAWLSFSLQDATDPTLFAVRQYTGEIRTLRRCTESDDVLQKLTILVKDSGNISLSTTMTLHITIVDDTEGDIFSELKGAPSKSEENDITFYLIITLGSVSSLFVISIITLVAVQCCKRRGNFVSKYPYNPNYAEVSGNGSLYRSYQYRMCSNAVQKDLVFVKHEANAGASLDIGSNGNTLIISDIGMKPSREVSPTLYIQYNTCIAL is encoded by the coding sequence ATGTCTAAGAGAAGCTGGGGTTTTGGATCTCCTGttctccatttcattgttctatCATGGGTTTGGAACAGGGCTTCTGCGCAACTACGCTATTCAATTGATGAAGAATCGGATCATGGCACTTTTGTTGGGAATATAGCTCAAGATCTGGGCATTGATATAAAGGAACTGGAGAATCGTCGTTTTCGTATCGTTTCAGGATCAAAGCAGCAGTATTTACAGGTAAATCAAAAGAATGGCGTTTTGTTTGTTGATCAAAATATAGACAGAGAGCAACTGTGCGATCGAGACTCAGACTGTTTAATAAGTCTCAAAATTGTTCTTGAAAATCCTCTCGAAATTCACTATGTTGACGTGGAAATTGTTGATATAAATGATCACGCTCCTGCATTCTCTGACAATGAGACACATATGGAAATGTCAGAGTCTTCTCAGATAGGAGCACGCTTCCCTTTAGAGAGCGCAAAAGATCCAGATGTTGGTTCTAATTCTCTTCGTTCTTATCGGCTAAATAGAAATGATCACTTTGAGCTGGCTGAATATAGCAAAATCCCGGTATTAGTACTGCAGAAACCTTTAGACAGAGAGCAGACTGGAATGCACTATTTGATTCTAACAGCACTGGATGGTGGAAATCCACAGAGATCTGGTATACTCCAAATAACTGTAACTGTTCTTGATATCAATGACAATGCTCCAGGTTTTGACAATCAGGTATATTCTGTACATTTGCAAGAAAACGCTCCTAATGACActgttgttttaaaattaaatgcaTCAGATTTGGACGAAGGTCTCAATGGTGAAATAGTATATGCATTTGGAAAAAGCAACAAAGATACAGGGTCTGAACTATTCAGCATAGATAAAAACACCGGAGAAATCAAAGTGAAAGGGTCAATAGATTATGAAGCAAATATTGCGTTTGAGATTGATGTCCAGGCTACTGATAGGGGTCACGTGCCCATGGCAGGGCACTGCAGTGTAGTTATACACATTATAGATGTTAACGACAATACACCAGAAATAGAGATGACCTCACTGACAAATCACATTTCCGAGGACGCACCACCTGGAACGGCTATAGCTCTGATTAGCGTTACTGACCTCGATTCTGGAGTTAATGGTAAGATTGTCTGCAAATTATCTGAAGATGTTCCATTTGAGTTAAAGCCATCTTATAAGCAAAATTTGTATTCGTTAATTACAAAAGCACGCTTAGACCGCGAGGTTACTTCTCAGTACAACATTACAGTAACAGCACAGGACTTGGGTTATCCTCCTCTGTCATCCTTTAAAACGTTCTCAGTGACGGTTTCTGATGTAAACGATAACAAACCACAGTTTCTACAAAATCTGTATACGTTTTATGTTCTTGAAAACAACGTCCCTGGCGCTTCCATTTTATCTGTAAAAGCGTTTGATCTGGACCAGAATGAAAATGCACGAGCATCATATTTATTTCCGGATACTCTAATTGAAAACAAGCCAGTCTCATCTTTTGTATCAATTAATTCAGAGAATGGGGATGTCTATGCTACGAACAGTTTTGACTTTGAAGAGCTGAAGCAATTCCAATTCTACGTTTTAGCAATCGACTCTGGTGTGCCATCACTCAGCAGCAATGTTACCGTAAACGTTTTTGTTCTTGATAAAAATGACAATGCTCCAGTGATCTTGTCTCCGTTGCCAAAGAGCGAATCTAGTGTTTCCTGTGAGGCTATTTCTCGAAATGTGAATGCAGGATATTTGGTTACAAAAATCAGAGCATATGATGCTGACTTAGGATATAACGCTTGGTTATCGTTTTCACTGCAAGACGCTACTGACCCGACATTATTTGCAGTAAGACAATATACAGGAGAAATCAGAACACTTCGCCGTTGTACTGAAAGTGATGACGTCCTTCAAAAGCTTACCATACTTGTAAAGGATAGTGGGAACATTTCTCTGTCTACAACAATGACTCTACACATCACGATTGTCGATGATACAGAGGGTGATATATTTTCTGAGCTCAAGGGAGCGCCCAGTAAGTCAGAAGAAAACGATATCACCTTTTACCTAATAATAACACTAGGATCAGTTTCATCATTATTTGTTATCAGTATAATCACCCTGGTTGCTGTTCAGTGTTGTAAACGCAGAGGTAATTTTGTTAGCAAATACCCTTACAATCCTAACTACGCGGAGGTCAGCGGAAACGGTTCGCTTTACCGTAGCTACCAGTACAGAATGTGTTCAAATGCTGTCCAAAAAGATTTGGTGTTCGTCAAACATGAAGCAAACGCTGGCGCCTCCTTGGACATTGGAAGTAACGGAAACACGCTGATTATCTCTGATATTGGAATGAAACCGTCCAGAGAAGTAAGTCCTACTCTCTATATCCAGTATAATACATGCATTGCACTGTAG